The following proteins come from a genomic window of Miscanthus floridulus cultivar M001 chromosome 2, ASM1932011v1, whole genome shotgun sequence:
- the LOC136535767 gene encoding uncharacterized protein, whose protein sequence is MLRASSERPAAAAGLLWVPGMSAWPTMDAGLSARAHEIARRREEMLGMLHDLPESEYELSLTDLVEKAGGGADGDGGEAEAATAAPAPTVKTEGKDPGAARSASGGEQQAPPAAGKPERRASARRRDSGSVGGGSFRSSSDGVLLNFYMPRSLTRSFTAPRHTRTPSASGCRSPSVASDCNKRERDPDAETVKCWSLLWDRRWRKSSRRDPGAPPSESDSAIRAASAAILKAAKHSGPPSNI, encoded by the exons ATGCTGCGGGCGAGCTCGGAGCGGCCGGCGGCCGCGGCGGGTCTGCTGTGGGTGCCCGGGATGAGCGCGTGGCCCACGATGGACGCGGGGTTGTCGGCGAGGGCGCACGAGATCGCGCGGCGGCGGGAGGAGATGCTGGGGATGCTGCACGACCTCCCCGAGTCCGAGTACGAGCTCTCGCTCAccgacctcgtcgagaaggccgGGGGCGGggccgacggcgacggcggggaAGCCGAAGCTGCGACCGCGGCGCCCGCGCCAACGGTGAAGACAGAAGGGAAGGACCCGGGCGCCGCGCGGTCGGCGTCCGGCGGGGAGCAGCAGGCGCCGCCGGCAGCGGGGAAGCCCGAGCGGAGGGCGTCGGCACGGCGGCGGGACAGCGGGAGCGTCGGCGGGGGCAGCTTCCGCAGCAGCAGCGACGGCGTCCTGCTCAACTTCTACATGCCGCGGTCGCTCACCCGGAGCTTCACCGCGCCGCGCCACACCCGGACGCCGTCCGCCTCCGGCTGCCGGAGTCCCAGCGTCGCATCCGACTGCAACAAGAG GGAGAGGGACCCGGACGCCGAGACCGTCAAGTGCTGGTCGTTGCTGTGGGATCGACGGTGGCGCAAGTCCAGCCGGCGGGACCCGGGCGCGCCGCCCAGCGAGAGCGACTCCGCCATCCGCGCCGCGTCGGCCGCCATCCTCAAAGCGGCCAAGCACTCCGGTCCGCCGTCCAATATCTGA
- the LOC136535765 gene encoding DUF21 domain-containing protein At2g14520-like, whose protein sequence is MPSHEACCGTMFWVYLMSCFGLVMFAGLMSGLTLGLMSLSLVDLEVLSKAGTPRDKRNAARILPVVKNQHLLLCTLLIGNSLAMEALPIFLDTLVPPYVAILISVTLILAFGEIIPQAICTRYGLSVGAKAAPVVRVLLILFFPVAYPISKLLDRLLGKGHFALMRRAELKTLVDMHGNEAGKGGELTHDETTIITGALELTQKIAKDAMTPISETFSLDINAKLDLHTMGMIMTRGHSRVPIYSGIPSNIIGLILVKNLINCRAEDEVPIRNVTIRKIPRVADDLPLYDILNEFQKGHSHMAVVVKRTKEAGASTEKQKSTTADYKINPKDAHADGSSPSSASTAGSRRINIEKHGDGRSYNKKSERKRENILDFNTDPLPSYSMDEEAVGIITMEDVMEELLQEEIYDETDEYVDVHNKIRINMLPPGKSLSPTISPGGGPLSQGLRRTPMASPFSPYHHGSSVLRSPASNHGQSPGILPTILSPGRSPTAQTPGQSSPSGSQVSINSNGQHKKDGES, encoded by the exons ATGCCCAGCCATGAGGCCTGCTGCGGCACCATGTTCTGGGTGTACCTCATGTCCTGCTTCGGGCTCGTCATGTTCGCCGGCCTCATGTCGGGCCTCACCCTCGGACTCATGTCCCTCAGCCTCGTCGACCTCGAGGTGCTCTCCAAGGCCGGCACGCCCAGGGACAAGCGCAACGCcg CCAGGATCCTCCCCGTCGTGAAGAACCAGCACCTGCTCCTCTGCACGCTCCTCATCGGCAACTCGCTCGCCATGGAGGCGCTGCCCATATTCCTCGACACGCTCGTGCCGCCCTACGTCGCCATCCTCATCTCCGTCACGCTCATCCTCGCGTTCGGCGAG ATCATACCGCAAGCCATCTGCACGCGCTACGGGCTCAGCGTGGGGGCCAAGGCGGCGCCCGTGGTCCGCGTACTGCTCATCCTCTTCTTCCCCGTCGCCTATCCGATCAGTAAG TTGTTGGACCGGCTACTGGGAAAGGGACATTTTGCACTAATGAGAAGAGCTGAGCTAAAGACATTAGTTGATATGCACGGCAATGAG GCTGGAAAAGGTGGAGAGCTGACTCATGATGAAACCACTATCATTACAGGAGCTCTGGAGCTGACTCAAAAGATTGCAAAAGATGCCATGACTCCTATATCCGAAACCTTCTCACTTGACATAAATGCTAAGCTGGACTT ACACACGATGGGTATGATAATGACTAGAGGGCATAGTCGTGTTCCTATATACTCTGGGATTCCAAGCAATATTATCGGCCTTATATTG GTAAAAAACTTGATTAATTGCCGAGCTGAGGATGAAGTGCCCATTCGTAATGTTACTATCAGAAAAATTCCAAG GGTGGCTGATGATCTTCCTCTCTATGACATTCTAAATGAGTTCCAGAAAGGTCACAGCCACATGGCTGTGGTAGTTAAACGAACAAAGGAAGCAGGAGCATCCACTGAAAAGCAAAAGAGCACTACTGCAGATTATAAAATAAACCCCAAAGATGCTCATGCTGATG GCTCATCCCCTTCTTCTGCTAGCACTGCCGGAAGTCGTAGAATTAACATAGAGAAGCATGGAGACGGGCGCTCATATAATAAGAAATCAGAAAGGAAGCGGGAAAATATTCTTGATTTTAACACCGATCCACTTCCAAGCTATTCAATGGATGAGGAGGCAGTCGGAATAATCACGATGGAAGATGTCATGGAAGAACTGCTACAG GAAGAAATCTATGATGAAACAGATGAGTATGTTGATGTACATAACAA GATCAGGATAAACATGTTACCTCCAGGCAAATCACTGTCACCTACTATATCTCCTGGTGGTGGACCCTTATCTCAGGGGCTTCGAAGGACTCCTATGGCATCTCCATTCTCACCATACCACCATGGTAGTTCTGTCTTACGTTCCCCAGCTTCGAACCATGGTCAGTCACCTGGGATTTTACCGACAATACTTTCTCCTGGAAGATCACCTACTGCACAAACACCTGGGCAAAGTTCACCAAGTGGAAGTCAG GTTTCAATAAATTCCAACGGCCAACATAAAAAGGACGGTGAGAGCTAA